One Candidatus Zixiibacteriota bacterium DNA segment encodes these proteins:
- a CDS encoding glutamine synthetase family protein: MVKTIEEVLDRIDAAGVKYIRLCFTDILGRIKGMALTRSEIPEALEGGQGFDGSSIEGFVRIEESDLMAIPDVKSFRIFPWLIGGERVAMMFCDIQTPDGQPYGGDPRYVLRRALKKLDDKNWTFYTGPEIEYFYFKNDQAPEIIDKGGYFDYNTVDISTTLRKKTVNALESIGIPVECSHHEVAPSQQEIDLKYQDALVMADFAQLYKFIVKEIAQDNGYYATFMPKPLFGENGSGMHTHMSIFENGRNLFFDGDKPYHLSDMARHFLAGILKHISEITLITNQWVNSYKRLVAGYEAPVYISWGRRNRSSLVRVPMYRVGKEKSTRIELRSPDPACNPYLSFAVILAAGMKGLEGKYELPEPIEQNIFHMTPNEREKLNIKGLPATLEEAIAITEKSDLIRETMGDDLFERFLANKRVEWDDHHIRVSQYEIKKYLPFL, translated from the coding sequence ATGGTTAAGACAATTGAAGAGGTTCTTGATCGAATTGACGCCGCCGGTGTGAAATATATTCGCCTCTGTTTTACTGATATTCTCGGGCGAATAAAGGGAATGGCTCTGACCCGGTCGGAGATTCCGGAGGCTTTGGAAGGCGGACAGGGATTTGACGGTTCATCAATTGAAGGTTTTGTGCGCATTGAAGAATCGGATTTGATGGCAATTCCCGATGTCAAGTCTTTCCGTATTTTCCCCTGGCTAATCGGTGGGGAACGCGTCGCTATGATGTTTTGCGACATACAAACTCCCGATGGCCAGCCTTACGGCGGTGATCCCCGATATGTCCTCAGGCGCGCGTTGAAAAAGCTGGATGATAAAAACTGGACTTTCTATACCGGACCGGAGATTGAATATTTCTATTTCAAGAATGACCAGGCGCCTGAAATCATCGATAAAGGCGGTTACTTTGACTATAATACAGTCGATATCAGCACAACATTACGGAAGAAAACCGTCAATGCTCTCGAGAGTATTGGAATTCCGGTAGAATGCTCGCATCATGAAGTAGCCCCCTCGCAACAGGAAATTGATCTGAAATACCAGGACGCCCTGGTTATGGCGGATTTCGCTCAGCTTTATAAATTTATCGTTAAGGAAATCGCACAGGATAACGGATATTACGCCACGTTTATGCCCAAGCCCCTTTTTGGTGAAAACGGTTCGGGTATGCATACCCACATGTCAATCTTTGAAAATGGCCGCAACCTGTTTTTTGACGGCGATAAGCCATATCATCTGTCCGATATGGCCCGTCATTTTCTGGCCGGAATTCTTAAGCATATAAGCGAAATAACGCTCATTACCAATCAATGGGTAAACTCGTATAAGCGACTTGTCGCTGGATATGAAGCGCCGGTTTATATTTCCTGGGGTCGTCGCAATCGGTCCTCATTGGTGCGGGTTCCGATGTATCGCGTGGGCAAAGAAAAGTCGACCCGAATCGAGCTTCGCTCTCCCGATCCGGCCTGTAACCCTTATTTGTCTTTCGCAGTAATTCTGGCGGCCGGTATGAAAGGACTTGAAGGAAAATATGAATTGCCAGAGCCGATAGAGCAAAATATTTTTCATATGACTCCGAACGAGCGGGAAAAGCTGAATATTAAAGGACTGCCCGCTACTCTGGAAGAAGCAATCGCCATTACTGAAAAATCAGATTTGATTCGAGAAACTATGGGCGACGATCTTTTTGAGAGATTTTTGGCCAACAAACGGGTTGAATGGGATGATCACCATATTCGCGTTTCGCAATATGAGATAAAAAAATATCTGCCTTTTCTATAA
- a CDS encoding alpha/beta hydrolase, which translates to MPHVDTQEVSIYYETKGRGSTIVFLHGFTLDRRMWGTQVEYFSKRFRTLVYDSRGHGKSGCPESGYSRADRVRDLAALVEKLRLAPFHIVGLSMGGATALGYAIDHPESLLSLTLADTAAAGFQPPPKYKDMRERVESMTIADIKRVWKRNALFYYARKNPQLRDELAEMMDGHCGNLWTDPQRGTYKDRDDVVLSSKIKIPTLIFIGEKDKFFLPLAKKLHQNIENSEMDIVSEVGHMVNMEDSNRFNMRLEQFLDRVEENR; encoded by the coding sequence ATGCCTCACGTTGATACCCAGGAAGTTTCAATCTATTACGAAACCAAGGGGCGGGGTTCAACGATTGTTTTTCTTCATGGATTTACTCTTGACAGGCGGATGTGGGGGACGCAGGTCGAGTATTTTTCAAAAAGGTTTCGGACGCTTGTCTATGATTCTCGCGGTCATGGAAAATCAGGCTGCCCCGAATCGGGATACTCCCGTGCCGATCGCGTACGGGATTTGGCTGCCCTGGTAGAAAAATTAAGGCTGGCTCCGTTTCATATCGTCGGACTTTCGATGGGAGGGGCGACTGCCCTGGGTTATGCCATTGACCATCCTGAGTCGTTGTTGTCCTTAACCCTGGCCGATACCGCCGCGGCTGGGTTTCAACCTCCGCCCAAATACAAAGATATGCGGGAACGGGTGGAGAGCATGACTATTGCCGATATAAAACGGGTCTGGAAACGCAATGCTCTTTTTTATTATGCCCGAAAAAATCCGCAATTGCGCGATGAACTGGCGGAAATGATGGACGGTCATTGCGGAAATTTATGGACCGATCCCCAAAGAGGGACTTATAAAGACCGCGATGATGTCGTCTTATCATCAAAAATCAAAATTCCGACTCTTATTTTTATAGGTGAAAAAGATAAATTTTTCCTACCCTTAGCCAAAAAACTTCACCAAAATATAGAAAACAGTGAGATGGATATCGTCTCCGAGGTGGGGCATATGGTCAATATGGAGGATTCGAACAGATTTAATATGCGTCTGGAGCAATTTTTGGACAGGGTGGAGGAAAACCGGTGA
- the purN gene encoding phosphoribosylglycinamide formyltransferase, translating to MNEKVRLAVFVSGGGSNLQSIMDNCSAGNIDAEVVLVLSNKKKAYGLVRASEAGIDTVVYKRKKFSNGNEADEFLLNLLDEYRIDIIVLAGYLKMIAPPVIDKYRGRIVNIHPGTLPKYGGKGMFGSRVHKAVIEAGEKETAVTIHYVDEIYDHGQIMAERKIPVLPDDTPDELAARVLKVEHELYPEVIKFLVEKYRKES from the coding sequence ATGAATGAGAAAGTGAGACTGGCTGTTTTCGTTTCGGGGGGCGGCTCAAATTTGCAATCTATTATGGATAATTGTTCGGCGGGCAATATCGACGCCGAAGTTGTTTTGGTTCTATCCAATAAGAAAAAGGCTTACGGTCTCGTCCGCGCCTCGGAAGCGGGTATAGATACGGTCGTTTATAAACGCAAAAAATTCTCAAATGGAAATGAGGCCGATGAATTTCTTTTGAATTTGCTTGATGAATATCGTATCGATATTATCGTTCTGGCCGGATATCTGAAAATGATCGCTCCTCCGGTGATTGATAAATATCGCGGCAGAATAGTCAATATTCATCCCGGAACTTTGCCCAAATATGGCGGGAAGGGAATGTTCGGTTCCCGGGTTCATAAAGCCGTTATCGAAGCGGGCGAGAAGGAGACGGCGGTAACGATACATTATGTCGATGAGATTTATGATCATGGTCAGATAATGGCTGAACGGAAAATACCGGTTTTGCCCGATGATACTCCCGATGAGCTGGCCGCCCGTGTGCTGAAAGTGGAGCATGAGCTATATCCCGAAGTAATCAAATTTCTTGTTGAAAAATACAGGAAGGAATCTTAA
- a CDS encoding phosphoribosylaminoimidazolesuccinocarboxamide synthase, translating to MDSVLTTDIKEYPLLSRGKVRDVYDLDDKLLIIATDRISAFDVVLPNGIPGRGKVLTGVSVFWFDYLKDIIDNHLISAKVEEYPKDLQQYKDVLEGRSMLVTRANRIDIECIVRGYISGSMWKEYKEAVKSGTTTVHGFEFPADMKESDKLAEAIFTPSTKAESGHDENISYEKMVDVVGNETAQLCRDKSLAIYTKAADFARKKGIIIADTKFEFGFVGDKLIVIDEVLTPDSSRFWPADEYEPGKSQPSFDKQIIRDYLDGLDWDKTPPGPKLPDEIVDRALARYTEVVDRLTG from the coding sequence ATGGACTCTGTTTTAACAACCGATATTAAGGAATACCCATTGTTATCCCGTGGAAAGGTCCGCGATGTATATGACCTCGATGATAAGCTGTTAATTATTGCCACCGATCGCATTTCCGCTTTTGACGTTGTTCTTCCCAACGGCATTCCCGGGAGAGGAAAAGTATTGACCGGTGTATCGGTGTTCTGGTTCGATTATCTGAAAGACATAATCGATAATCATCTTATTTCTGCTAAAGTCGAAGAATATCCCAAAGATTTGCAGCAGTATAAAGATGTCCTCGAGGGCCGTTCGATGCTGGTTACCAGGGCCAATCGAATCGACATTGAATGTATTGTTCGGGGTTATATATCCGGTTCGATGTGGAAAGAGTATAAAGAAGCCGTTAAATCGGGGACGACGACAGTGCATGGTTTTGAATTTCCGGCAGATATGAAGGAATCGGATAAATTAGCGGAGGCGATATTCACGCCATCTACCAAAGCCGAATCAGGACATGATGAAAATATTTCTTATGAAAAAATGGTTGATGTTGTCGGGAATGAGACGGCTCAACTATGCCGGGACAAATCGCTGGCGATATATACCAAAGCGGCTGATTTCGCGCGGAAAAAAGGGATTATAATAGCCGATACCAAGTTTGAATTTGGATTCGTGGGCGATAAATTAATTGTCATCGATGAAGTTTTGACTCCGGATTCATCGAGATTCTGGCCGGCCGACGAATACGAGCCGGGAAAATCTCAGCCTTCGTTTGACAAACAGATTATCCGGGATTATCTTGACGGGCTCGATTGGGACAAGACGCCGCCCGGCCCGAAATTGCCCGATGAAATAGTCGATCGGGCGTTGGCGCGTTATACAGAGGTGGTTGACCGTTTAACCGGTTAA